The following proteins are co-located in the bacterium genome:
- a CDS encoding nitroreductase family deazaflavin-dependent oxidoreductase, protein MTTDPGFTAPTRIERLFNAAVGWLVRMGVGPSHMRLLEVRGRVSGRLYTLPVDLLEYEGGLYLVAPRGRTQWVRNVAASESIVLRRGARRTRYALRPLGDAEKPPVLKAYLVRFENEVGRFFPLPAGSPVAAFVALAPRYPAFALTPVA, encoded by the coding sequence ATGACCACTGATCCGGGCTTCACGGCCCCGACGCGCATCGAACGGCTGTTCAACGCGGCGGTCGGCTGGCTGGTGCGGATGGGCGTCGGGCCGTCGCACATGCGCCTGCTCGAGGTGCGCGGCCGCGTCAGCGGCCGCCTGTACACGCTGCCGGTCGACCTGCTCGAATACGAGGGAGGCCTCTACCTGGTGGCGCCGCGCGGCCGCACGCAGTGGGTGCGCAACGTCGCCGCCAGCGAGTCGATCGTCCTGCGCCGCGGCGCCCGGCGCACCCGCTACGCGCTGCGCCCGCTCGGCGACGCCGAGAAGCCGCCGGTCCTGAAGGCGTATCTCGTCCGCTTCGAGAACGAGGTGGGCCGCTTCTTTCCGCTTCCCGCCGGGTCGCCGGTGGCGGCGTTCGTCGCGCTGGCGCCGCGCTACCCGGCGTTCGCGCTGACGCCGGTTGCCTGA
- a CDS encoding MOSC domain-containing protein, whose translation MDELRTEAYGPEGDAARHLPLAELEAGLAALPATPRDGGRLALILRRHPDGRRETPQRVHLAPAQGVPGDGWARRPPRDPEAELAVIRRDVAELIANGQPLTLFGDNLFVDLDLSAGNLPCGSRVRVGDAVVEVTAKPHNGCLKFRGRFGGDALRLVQAPATRHLNLRGVYWRVSEAGDVYSGAPITVLSRG comes from the coding sequence ATGGACGAACTGCGCACGGAGGCCTACGGACCGGAGGGCGACGCGGCGCGGCACCTGCCGCTGGCGGAGCTCGAGGCGGGCCTGGCAGCGTTGCCGGCGACCCCCAGGGATGGCGGGCGACTGGCGTTGATTCTCCGCCGCCATCCCGACGGGCGGCGTGAAACCCCGCAGCGCGTCCACCTCGCCCCGGCGCAGGGCGTGCCCGGCGACGGTTGGGCGCGCCGCCCGCCGCGCGACCCGGAGGCCGAGCTGGCAGTGATCCGGCGCGACGTCGCCGAGCTGATCGCCAACGGCCAGCCGCTGACCCTGTTCGGTGACAACCTCTTCGTCGACCTCGACCTCTCCGCCGGCAACCTGCCGTGCGGCAGCCGCGTGCGGGTCGGCGACGCGGTGGTCGAGGTGACCGCCAAGCCGCACAACGGCTGCCTCAAGTTCCGCGGCCGCTTCGGCGGCGATGCGCTGCGCCTGGTGCAGGCGCCGGCGACCCGTCACCTCAACCTGCGCGGCGTCTACTGGCGGGTGAGCGAGGCGGGCGACGTGTACAGTGGGGCGCCGATCACCGTTCTGTCGCGCGGCTGA
- a CDS encoding IS481 family transposase has translation MRLHRNAKTTPKARALIVQRVETEGWTVAETAEAFGVSERTVHKWRARWRVGGAASLADRGSAPTRIPHRTQGRREAAILRRRRQRWPIAQIAHHLRLPRSTVGAVVRRHGLGRLPPVTAPPPLRRYERARAGELLHLDIKALGGIGRIGHRIHGDRRTRVRGIGWEQVHVCIDDASRVAYVEVLPTATAADAVGFLHRAVRWFHRRRIRVERVMTDNGSAYVAAAFRAACDALGVRHLRTRPYTPRTNGKAERFIQTLLREWAYQRPYRSSAWRRRALPRFVRHYNCSRPHSSLHYSPPLRRLKELAA, from the coding sequence ATGAGACTGCACCGTAACGCGAAGACGACGCCGAAGGCGAGAGCGTTGATCGTGCAACGAGTCGAGACCGAAGGCTGGACGGTGGCGGAGACCGCAGAGGCCTTCGGGGTGAGCGAGCGCACGGTGCACAAGTGGCGCGCCCGCTGGCGCGTGGGCGGCGCGGCCAGCTTGGCGGATCGGGGCTCGGCGCCGACCCGGATCCCGCATCGGACGCAGGGGCGCCGCGAAGCGGCGATCCTGCGTCGGCGGCGCCAGCGGTGGCCGATCGCGCAGATCGCCCACCATCTGCGGCTTCCGCGGTCCACGGTCGGCGCCGTCGTGCGCCGCCATGGCCTGGGCCGCCTGCCCCCGGTGACGGCTCCCCCGCCGCTGCGGCGGTACGAGCGCGCCCGCGCCGGGGAGCTGTTGCACCTGGACATCAAAGCCTTGGGCGGCATTGGGCGCATCGGCCACCGCATCCACGGCGATCGCCGCACTCGCGTCCGCGGCATCGGCTGGGAGCAGGTCCACGTCTGCATCGACGACGCGAGTCGCGTCGCCTACGTCGAGGTCTTGCCGACCGCGACGGCCGCCGACGCCGTCGGCTTTCTGCACCGTGCCGTGCGCTGGTTTCACCGGCGGCGCATCCGCGTCGAGCGGGTCATGACGGACAATGGCTCGGCCTACGTCGCCGCGGCCTTTCGCGCCGCCTGTGACGCTCTCGGCGTGCGGCACCTGCGGACGCGGCCCTACACGCCACGGACCAACGGCAAGGCCGAACGCTTCATCCAGACCTTGCTGCGCGAGTGGGCCTATCAGCGGCCTTATCGCTCTTCGGCCTGGCGTCGGCGGGCGCTCCCGCGCTTCGTGCGCCACTACAACTGCTCGCGCCCCCACTCCAGCCTGCACTACTCGCCGCCCCTGCGTCGCCTCAAGGAGCTTGCCGCATGA
- a CDS encoding HEAT repeat domain-containing protein produces MIRLAAALGAGLLLAGAAAAQPRALGTPLLAALDAAPVAALVRIDGVQAIDGSGWTATATVLRPLRGAAAGEALPVLWEELARGRPPRLANGDTVLLALVEPPSGSLWKQRLLPRPGARAIAGDGDAMLRQPAPRDVELLVRYAALPAGDQGAPRAAALLEMAGSGSPLLAALAIERLREAPQLAAALPDAGVLALLDWAADGERAPSQRAAIVALVGGMRRPAARPALEQLARPGGALEAEALTALAAFADGLPAARAEALLERREPAIRAVGVRALGGPAVERRLPALARSDPDPRVRAAAAVALADTRTTWGVDACVPALADGDPSVRSAAAEALGRLGAAAVPQLEDVARTRPAEARGALTALALAGPSGEQALRRLMVELPDPTLRQYARLALGQGPRPH; encoded by the coding sequence GTGATCCGTCTCGCCGCGGCGCTCGGCGCCGGCCTGCTGCTGGCCGGCGCCGCCGCGGCCCAGCCGCGGGCGCTCGGCACGCCGCTGCTGGCCGCGCTCGACGCCGCGCCGGTGGCGGCGCTGGTGCGCATCGATGGCGTGCAGGCCATCGACGGCAGCGGGTGGACCGCCACCGCGACGGTGCTGCGGCCGCTGCGCGGCGCCGCCGCCGGGGAGGCGCTGCCGGTGCTGTGGGAGGAGCTGGCGCGCGGCCGGCCGCCGCGCCTGGCCAATGGCGACACGGTGCTCCTGGCGCTCGTCGAGCCGCCGTCCGGCTCGCTGTGGAAGCAGCGCCTGCTGCCACGGCCCGGGGCGCGGGCGATCGCCGGCGACGGCGACGCTATGCTGCGGCAGCCGGCGCCGCGCGACGTGGAGCTGCTCGTCCGCTATGCGGCACTGCCCGCCGGCGACCAGGGCGCGCCGCGCGCCGCGGCGCTGCTGGAGATGGCCGGCAGCGGCTCGCCGCTGCTCGCGGCACTGGCCATCGAGCGCCTGCGCGAGGCGCCGCAGCTCGCCGCCGCATTGCCCGACGCGGGCGTCCTGGCGCTGCTCGACTGGGCGGCCGACGGCGAGCGCGCGCCGTCGCAACGCGCCGCCATCGTGGCGCTGGTCGGCGGCATGCGCCGGCCCGCCGCCCGTCCGGCCCTGGAGCAGCTCGCGCGCCCGGGCGGCGCGCTCGAAGCCGAGGCGCTGACGGCGCTCGCCGCGTTCGCGGACGGCCTCCCCGCCGCGCGCGCCGAAGCGCTCCTCGAACGCCGCGAGCCCGCCATCCGCGCCGTCGGCGTGCGCGCCCTCGGCGGCCCCGCCGTCGAACGGCGATTGCCGGCGCTGGCGCGCAGCGATCCCGATCCGCGCGTGCGCGCGGCCGCCGCGGTGGCGCTCGCCGACACGCGCACGACCTGGGGGGTCGACGCCTGCGTCCCCGCCCTGGCCGACGGCGACCCCTCGGTCCGCTCCGCCGCCGCCGAGGCGCTCGGCCGGCTCGGTGCCGCCGCCGTACCGCAGCTCGAGGACGTCGCCCGCACCCGTCCTGCGGAGGCGCGCGGCGCGCTCACCGCGCTCGCCCTCGCCGGCCCCAGCGGCGAACAGGCGCTGCGCCGCCTGATGGTCGAGCTGCCCGATCCCACCCTGCGCCAGTATGCGCGCCTGGCGCTCGGCCAGGGCCCGCGGCCGCACTGA
- a CDS encoding HAMP domain-containing histidine kinase, whose translation MVGGQAALVVLAHVLIGIELPLAPLLAIIAVEAASNAACRRWARTATAIADWMLGALMAFDIALFTVLLSLTGGPVNPFSFLYLVYIALAAVVLPGAWCWALAAFALACFGLLFAITPLPGGSEHAAHLRSHLEGMWVAFALTAALIVYFVRRVTGALGARERELARAREQAARGERLASLATLAAGAAHQLATPLSTIAVVARELADQLERADGTGDAVADAHLIRAQVERCREILLQMAADAGESTGEPLVAVDGSSLVAQALANLPEAQRVLVHARGGERTLVAPARSVAQAIRAVIKNALDASPPPAPVDVTLDGDGERWRLTVRDRGSGMPADVLARVGEPFYTTKGPDRGMGLGLFLSRTVVERLGGSLAIDSAPGSGTAVTLLLPRRAPATIGHIADRGESATPPL comes from the coding sequence ATGGTCGGCGGCCAGGCGGCCCTCGTCGTCCTGGCGCACGTCCTCATCGGCATCGAGCTGCCGCTGGCGCCGCTGCTGGCGATCATCGCCGTGGAGGCGGCGAGCAACGCCGCCTGCCGGCGTTGGGCGCGCACCGCGACCGCGATCGCGGACTGGATGCTCGGCGCGTTGATGGCGTTCGACATCGCCCTCTTCACCGTCCTGCTGTCGCTCACCGGCGGGCCGGTCAATCCCTTCAGCTTCCTCTATCTCGTGTACATCGCGCTCGCCGCGGTCGTGCTGCCCGGCGCCTGGTGCTGGGCCCTGGCGGCGTTCGCACTCGCCTGCTTCGGACTCCTGTTCGCGATCACGCCGCTGCCCGGCGGATCCGAGCACGCCGCCCATCTGCGCTCGCACCTCGAGGGCATGTGGGTGGCCTTCGCCCTCACCGCGGCGCTGATCGTCTATTTCGTGCGCCGCGTCACCGGGGCGCTGGGTGCGCGCGAGCGCGAGCTGGCGCGGGCCCGCGAGCAGGCGGCGCGCGGCGAGCGCCTGGCCTCGCTCGCCACCCTCGCCGCTGGCGCCGCGCACCAGTTGGCGACGCCGCTGTCGACCATCGCCGTGGTGGCGCGCGAGCTCGCCGACCAGCTCGAGCGCGCCGACGGGACGGGCGACGCCGTCGCCGACGCCCACCTCATCCGCGCCCAGGTCGAGCGCTGCCGCGAGATCCTGTTGCAGATGGCGGCGGACGCCGGCGAGAGCACCGGCGAGCCGCTGGTCGCCGTCGACGGCAGCAGCCTGGTGGCGCAGGCGCTGGCGAATCTGCCGGAGGCGCAGCGGGTGCTGGTGCACGCCCGCGGCGGCGAGCGGACCCTGGTCGCCCCGGCGCGCTCGGTCGCCCAGGCGATCCGCGCCGTGATCAAGAACGCCCTCGACGCGTCGCCGCCGCCGGCGCCGGTCGACGTCACCCTCGACGGCGACGGCGAGCGCTGGCGTCTCACCGTCCGCGATCGCGGCAGCGGCATGCCCGCCGACGTGCTCGCCCGCGTCGGCGAGCCGTTCTACACGACCAAGGGGCCAGATCGCGGCATGGGGCTGGGCCTGTTCCTCAGCCGCACCGTGGTCGAACGGCTGGGCGGCTCGCTCGCCATCGACTCCGCGCCCGGCAGCGGCACCGCCGTCACCTTGCTCCTGCCCCGCCGCGCCCCTGCGACAATCGGCCACATTGCCGACCGCGGCGAATCTGCCACACCACCCCTGTGA
- a CDS encoding HlyC/CorC family transporter, translating into MLIVANGIFAGAEIAVVALRRSRVLELVEAGRRGARAVLALRSDPERFLATVQIGITVVSATAAAFGGSTVAAAIVPLLLQVGVPPHWSERLALALVVAAVSYLSIVIGELVPKSLALHRPEAYALLVARPLLALSWLARPLVRLLTVSSNALLVPLGDRTTFTETRHSAEELQHIVEEAAKAGTVHPQVGEIASRAIDFADLTAGDVMVPREQVVVLPRDASPEAIRRLLLEYGHSRIPVYEGRVDNVVGYLNVKDILAMAWERELIVLADVVRPAYFVPDATPAVELLQEMRRRHVLIAMVVDERGGMEGIVTMEDLVEELVGEIFSEHVKQEPELFRREPDGTVLVDGAAPVRDVNRALDLHLPEEEAWNSVAGLCLAFANHIPVAGERIALDSGLVLEVVDATPRRVRRVRVYPPPPRRDREDDDDH; encoded by the coding sequence CTGCTGATCGTCGCCAATGGCATCTTCGCCGGCGCCGAGATCGCCGTCGTCGCGCTCCGCCGCTCGCGCGTGCTGGAGCTGGTCGAAGCCGGGCGGCGCGGCGCGCGTGCCGTGCTGGCCCTGCGCTCCGACCCGGAGCGCTTCCTCGCCACGGTGCAGATCGGCATCACCGTGGTCAGCGCCACCGCGGCGGCGTTCGGCGGCTCCACCGTCGCCGCCGCCATCGTCCCGCTGCTGCTGCAGGTGGGCGTGCCGCCGCACTGGTCGGAACGCCTCGCGCTGGCGCTGGTGGTGGCGGCGGTCTCGTACCTGTCGATCGTCATCGGCGAGCTGGTGCCGAAGTCGCTGGCGCTGCATCGCCCGGAAGCCTACGCGCTGCTGGTAGCGCGGCCGCTGTTGGCGCTGTCGTGGCTGGCGCGGCCGCTGGTGCGCCTGCTGACCGTGAGCTCGAACGCGCTGCTGGTGCCGCTCGGCGATCGCACCACCTTCACCGAGACGCGGCACTCGGCCGAGGAGCTGCAGCACATCGTCGAGGAGGCGGCGAAGGCGGGGACCGTCCATCCGCAGGTCGGCGAGATCGCGTCGCGCGCCATCGACTTCGCGGACCTGACGGCCGGCGACGTCATGGTGCCGCGCGAGCAGGTGGTCGTGCTGCCGCGCGACGCCTCGCCCGAGGCCATCCGCCGCCTCCTGCTCGAGTACGGCCATTCGCGTATCCCCGTGTACGAGGGCCGGGTCGACAACGTCGTCGGCTACCTGAACGTGAAGGACATCCTCGCCATGGCATGGGAGCGCGAGCTCATCGTGCTCGCCGACGTCGTGCGCCCGGCCTACTTCGTGCCCGATGCGACGCCGGCGGTGGAGTTGCTGCAGGAGATGCGCCGCCGCCACGTGCTGATCGCGATGGTGGTCGACGAGCGCGGCGGCATGGAGGGCATCGTCACCATGGAGGATCTCGTCGAGGAGCTGGTGGGCGAGATCTTCAGCGAGCACGTCAAGCAGGAGCCGGAGCTCTTCCGGCGCGAGCCGGACGGCACGGTGCTGGTCGATGGCGCCGCGCCGGTGCGCGACGTCAACCGCGCCCTCGACCTGCACCTGCCCGAGGAGGAGGCGTGGAACAGCGTCGCCGGCCTCTGTCTCGCGTTCGCCAACCACATTCCGGTCGCCGGCGAGCGGATCGCGCTCGACAGCGGCCTGGTGCTCGAGGTGGTGGACGCGACGCCGCGCCGCGTGCGGCGGGTGCGCGTGTACCCGCCGCCGCCCCGCCGGGACAGGGAGGACGACGATGACCACTGA
- a CDS encoding response regulator: protein MTPNAAPTDHGRREAAAPSLLIVDDDRVLRERLARAFRERGYDVRTADDIEAAVSDAEADPPELALVDLRMPGGSGLDLVRRLHGLDPTTRIVVLTGYGSIATALDAVRLGATHYLPKPADVHDIIDAFARGDGQPPAPAPGHHSTPSLARAEWEHINRVLADCDGNISEAARRLGMHRRSLQRKLQKRPPTV from the coding sequence GTGACGCCGAACGCCGCTCCCACCGATCACGGCCGACGCGAGGCCGCCGCGCCGTCGCTGCTGATCGTCGACGACGACCGCGTGTTGCGCGAGCGCCTGGCGCGCGCCTTTCGCGAGCGCGGCTACGACGTCCGCACCGCCGATGACATCGAGGCCGCCGTCAGCGATGCCGAGGCCGACCCGCCCGAGCTCGCGCTGGTCGACCTGCGCATGCCCGGGGGCTCCGGCCTCGACCTGGTGCGGCGGCTGCACGGGCTGGATCCGACGACCCGCATCGTCGTGCTCACCGGCTACGGCAGCATCGCCACCGCTCTCGACGCCGTGCGCCTCGGCGCCACCCACTACCTGCCCAAGCCGGCCGACGTGCACGACATCATCGACGCCTTCGCCCGCGGCGACGGCCAGCCGCCCGCCCCCGCGCCCGGCCACCACAGCACGCCGTCGCTGGCGCGCGCCGAGTGGGAGCACATCAATCGCGTCCTCGCCGACTGCGACGGCAACATCTCCGAAGCCGCGCGGCGCCTGGGCATGCACCGGCGCTCCCTGCAGCGCAAGCTGCAGAAGCGCCCGCCGACCGTCTGA